The DNA window CATTCAACGGATTGGGGTATATGAGAATCAGAGCATGCCGATCGGCGGGAAAGCGCTGCTCGCCAACTTTGATCTCGCCCGTCTTCCACGAAATGGGCAAACGCTCGACGATCTTCGCCAGCACGCGGTTGCTCGCCGGATCGCCCCAGAGAACCAGGTTCGAATTGGCGATGTCGTCGTCCGTCACCTCGCTGTCTTGCTTGACCGGCGCGGCGCCGCGAAACTGCCGTCGCCAGTGTTCGATGGCGCGGTCCAATTCCGCCTGCGCCCATTTGCCGACCGCCGCGTGCCCGGCCTTCTGCGACGGCCGCACAAACAGAAACCGGTCCATGAACGCGTCGTCGATCGGCCCCTGCAAGTTGTGACGCTTGCGCAGTCCCTTGCGGGGCCGCGGGCCGGCCTCCCACTTGCCGTCGGCCAGGTGCAGATCGGCGTGCCACGAGCGGTCGCTCAGCGGCTGGGGCAGGAACACCTCCTGATTGTCAACAAAGGCCGAGATCGGCTGGTCGACGTCAAAGGGACACCACCCGGCGGGAAAGTCGAAGGCCAGATCGGTCACATTGTCGGCGGTCGCGTCGAGCGACGACGTATCGGCCAACTCCACCTCGACCGCGGAACGCTGCCAATGCTCGTTGATTCCTTCGATCGTGACCCAGCTCGTGCGGTTGTACTTGAGCGTATACGTCACCAGGTGAACGGCCGTGGGATGGCGATCGCGGCCCAGCTCCGCCAGACTGTTCATGCCCTGCTCGACTTCGGCGGCGGCTTGCGGATGATAACTGTGTGCGGTGCCGGGACCGATCACGTGCCGCAATCGAATGCCCGCTTCTTCCAGGGCCGCCGCCATCACGTCGGCCGCCTGCTTTTGGACGTCCTTTTCGCCGCTGTAGGCGATCGTCGGACAGTGAAACAGGTTGGGGGCCCAATCGTTACAGTCGTAAAGGTGAAACAGCCGGCGTTCGAACCAGGTGGGCTGCGCCGCTTCCTTCTGAAAATGACGCAGGAAGGCGGGCGTTTCGGCGAAGCCCGCGCCCGGATTGGCGGCGAACCAGCGATCGGCGTAATGCACGGCGAAATGCCAGCAGGCCGCGCCCCCCATCGAAAAGCCGCGGACGGAAATCAACTCGGGATCGACGCGATAACGCCGCTCGACATCGGCCAGGGCTTCGAGCACGTCCACCTCGCCCGCGAACTTGAACGCGTTGCAATAACGCCCGTAAGGGTGCAACACCAACGTGTCGCGCGGGGCAAACTGGCCCGCCTGCTTGCGCCGGCCCTGGATGAAGTTCAGCTCGCTGAGCGTCTCTCCCCGGCCGTGAAACCAGATGTCTAGCCGGTGACGGTACAGTCCTTTCGGCTCATAGGACTCCGGCACCACCAACCCGTAGGGCTGCACCGAGCCGTCGATGCGTGAGGCATAACCGCGCACGACAAGTCCGGTGGCCGTGCTCCAGGGCGCGTCGCCTTCGGCAAGTTGCCGGGCACGCTCCTGTCCCTCGCGCAGCAATTCCTCGGCGACGTCCAGTTCTTTGGCGTCGAAAAACTCGTTGAACTCCAAGGCGTCATGCACGGCCTTGGTATAGATTCGCACGTCGGGCAAAAGATCGCGGACGCGCGCCGCGGTCTGCTTGTCGAGCGAGGAGATTTGCTCTTCCAACGCCGCAAGCGCTTTTCGCAACCCCTCGGCACGTTCGGCGGGAACGTCGATTCCCGGCTTGGGAATGCGGCGGACGTTGTCTGGCACATTATCGGCCGGACCGTCGGCGCGTGCGAGGTTAGCGAGGCAAACAATCAGTAAGGAAGCGGCAGCGAGGCGCATAATGGCATCTCAGAAGACAGAACACGTTTTTAAGACGGTAGCCGCTGGCCGCGGGCTGTGCAAGCACTGCGTAGCCCGCTTGCTCCGCAAGCGGACCGGCTCGACGACAGGGTTGATCTTTCAGTACGTGAGGATCCTGCCGCGGAAAAAGGCCCTTGCGCTCACGGAGTGAGTGGGCTGCCACTCAGTCCTTCTTCGCTTCCGTCTTGTCTGCCTCCTTCTTCTCGGCTTCTTCTTTGCCCGTCGCTTCCTTGCCTACCTCCTCCTTAACGTCCTTGGTCTCTTGCGGGCTCCCGTCCTCTTCTTTGAGAACCTCTTCGAATTCCGGCGGCACCGGCAAGGCCTTGCGGACCATCATCGACCGGGCGACGTCTTTCAAAGGAAAGTCTTGAGGGAACGGCTCGTCGAGCTGGTGGAGCAAATCGAAGTATCCTTTGAAGGCTTCTTCGATCGAGGTGCCGCCGATCGTGTCGTCGCGCAAGTCGGGAAACTCGTCGATGACCTTTCGCCACTCGGCGAATCCTTTCTCGTAGGCCGCGCGCGCCTCTTCCCATTGCGTGTTCTCATAGAAATCCTTGCCCACGAAGATCAACCGGCGGGCTTCCAACGCCGGATCCGTCTTCTCGGCCAGGCACCGTGTCCGCCAATAGTTGAAGTTCACCGTATCTCGCTGGTGATTGATGAACTGGGCCAGATCGTAATCGCTCGACGCCTCGGCGGCCAACTTCTCGGCCTCCTCACGCTTCGACTCGTCGACGCGCGCGGACAGATCCTTGTGCGAAACGTTGAGCTTGACCGTGGCGCTGAAGGCCAGGTTGTTCTCTTCGAACGACCGCTCGTTGGCGGGCTTCTCGAGGGCCTCGCGCTCATCCGCGGGAAGTTTGGCCCGCCGCTCTTCGACGATTTTCTCCCGCAAGCCGGGTGCCAGCGCCTCGATCTGCTTCACCAATTCGTCCGCCTTGTGATGGAGCGATTCCTCATCATTCAAGCGGATCTCGATCCCGATGGTCGAAGGCATCCCCCGAGAGCCATATTTGTTCCAGTAATCGTCGGCCTCGGTCCAGGCGACCTTGGCCTTTTCCTCGAAGATGCCGTCTTCTTCCAGGTTCATGGCGTAATCGATCTGGCACATGGCCGGCTCGCTGAAGAAAATCAGCGGGTTCATGTGATGGATCGACCCGCGGCGGTCTTCCACCAGCGAGATGGCCCGGTAGTACCACTCTTGGCCGACCAGCCAGTTGTCGCGCCGGCTCAGGGGGCGGCCGGGATGCGTCGGCGGCTTGCGGCGTCCCTCATGGGCCGGGAATTCGTCGTCGTCATCTTCGTGGAACAGCCGGCGATATTGCACCTTTTCGTCGGCCACGCCCATTTTTTGAGCGGTGGTCCAGCCGACGTCGTAAACGAGCAGCGCTTCGCGGTCGTTATAGCGCATCCCTTCCAGCAACAGCTTGATGCCTTCCTTCACCCAATGGTAGCGGTCGTGGTAATCGTCCCACTCCACGGAAATGTTGTAAGACACGTTCCATGCCTGGTGCCGCCAGAACTTGTGGAAGTGCGGTTCCAGCTTGGTGAGCTGGTCGAGCGTCGCCTGCAGGCCGTCCCAGTCTTCCTTCATCTGCGCGGTCTTGGCTTTTTCCCACAACAGCGTGACGGCCACTCCGCGCAGGCCCAGCGTGGCCAGCTTGATCGTTTCGCCGGTGGGATCGATTTCTCCCAGGCTCGACGCGCCGATCTGGTCTTTCTCGCGCAACTGGGCCAGCTTGCCGCCCGAGCTGGCCTGCCGCTCGTTGCCCGCGGCCACGGTGGCCGGCTGGCTGTAGTACGACAACGGCACCAACAGAATGCCGATGCAAACGATATAAATGATCTTGCGAATGAACGAACGACGGTTCATTTCGCCACCTCGCGCATCTTGAAGAACAGGAATCCGAGAATCAACACCGGAATGACATAGCCCAGACCCATCGTGACGTGAATCGCCAGCAGGTCGAGCGGAATGTTAAAGCCATAGGAGACGTAGTCGACGTCGCTCAACGAGCTGAAATCGGGCAACACGCGCGCGGCCACAAAGATGGGCAGGCGGATCAGCCGGTCGCCCCACTGGGCCGTCAGCGTGGTGACGTTTCGCTCCAATTCGGAGGTCAAGTTCTCTTGGGTGACAATCCGGTAGAACGATTCCATCGGCCCGCCGCCCAACGAGCTGTTGTTGGCCAGGTTGCCTAGGAAATCGACGAAGTATCCGCCGACCATCGTGCCCAGGGTGGCCAGCAGGGCGACCGGGCCGTTCAAGAACGTGCTCCACATCACGCCCGCCGTCGTGATCAGCAGCATCTGCAGCCAGATCGCGACATAGCCCTTGACGAAGTTGACCCAAGGAATGCCTTCTCGCTTGAATAGGTACAGGTCGGGGCGGGCCATGCCAAAGAACTGCGCCCGCTCCAGGCAGTGGATCACGATATCGAGCTGGCCGTTCTCTGTAACGAGATCGCGAAACACGTCGATCTCTTTTTTGTCTTTGTCTTTGAACGTCAGCGGTATCTGGTGATGGTCGATCGAGAACTCCTTGGCCACAAAATTCTTGAGCAGGTAGCTGACCTTCGGATTGTCCGGATTCCGCAACGTGATCGAGCCGGAGATTCCCTTTTCGATATCTCCCTTGAAAGTGCGAAACACGCGCAGGGTCATATCGAGATTGATGCCGCCGGGAAAATCAGCCTGCCGCAGGCCCGAAAAGGTCCAGATGGCCGCCGCCGGGCTGCCGCCTTCGATGTAGCTGCGGTAGCCCCACTCGTTACCGACGTTGATTCCTTTGTCCGTCGGCCGGCCAGCGCGGTCGACGAAGGCCAGCTTGCCATAAAGGGGCACGCGGGCCTTGAGCTGACCGAGCGGTTTGCCCACGAGATACTCGGTCTGCCCGTCGCGCGTGACGGCGGTCACTTCGTGTTTGTGGTCCTGCGCGGATTCGGTAAGGCCGTGCCCGGTCTCGTCGAGCAACACCACTTCGTGGCGGTGTTCGCGCGTCACACTTGTGCGGCCTTGTTTGCCCGGCCGGGGCGCGCCGCCAGGGCCCGGCGAGCGCGGAGCCAGGTCGTCCGCCGTCAACTCATGGGTGTGATCGAGCGTCCGCACGACAAACAGGTAACTCGCCCCGCACATCACCACCAAGAGCGCGGTGCTCACCGCGGCGAAGCCGACCGCGCGGCCGAGCACGATTTCGGTGGGCCGCACCGGCTTGGTGACGATGGTGTAAATGGTCTTGTTTTGAATGTCGGCCGGCAAAGAGAACGCGCTGAGGACGAGCGCCATGAACAAGATGAGGTAGCTCGTGGCCGTCAAAACAAAGCTCAAGTAGAGTTCGGCCGGATCGGTCTTGCCGGGATTCAAGAACCAGCCGGCGAACAGCAAAATCAGCACGAAAACGATAAATCCCGCCAGCACGCGGCGGCGAATCGACTCTTGCACCGCCAGCTTGGCCAGGGCGAACACGCGCCGCGGCGAGGTGTGTGCCAGATCGTCCACCAGACTGACCAGCGACCTGAAGATCAAGTCGCCCGCTTTCATCGGTCCATTGCGGACCGAAGAGATGATCCAGGCCACAAACAGGCTGGCGACGATGAACAGCACCACCGTCAACAGC is part of the Pirellulales bacterium genome and encodes:
- a CDS encoding ABC transporter permease, whose translation is MVLENPYPPYFEWLFSAGTTPGAFWIWLLTVVLFIVASLFVAWIISSVRNGPMKAGDLIFRSLVSLVDDLAHTSPRRVFALAKLAVQESIRRRVLAGFIVFVLILLFAGWFLNPGKTDPAELYLSFVLTATSYLILFMALVLSAFSLPADIQNKTIYTIVTKPVRPTEIVLGRAVGFAAVSTALLVVMCGASYLFVVRTLDHTHELTADDLAPRSPGPGGAPRPGKQGRTSVTREHRHEVVLLDETGHGLTESAQDHKHEVTAVTRDGQTEYLVGKPLGQLKARVPLYGKLAFVDRAGRPTDKGINVGNEWGYRSYIEGGSPAAAIWTFSGLRQADFPGGINLDMTLRVFRTFKGDIEKGISGSITLRNPDNPKVSYLLKNFVAKEFSIDHHQIPLTFKDKDKKEIDVFRDLVTENGQLDIVIHCLERAQFFGMARPDLYLFKREGIPWVNFVKGYVAIWLQMLLITTAGVMWSTFLNGPVALLATLGTMVGGYFVDFLGNLANNSSLGGGPMESFYRIVTQENLTSELERNVTTLTAQWGDRLIRLPIFVAARVLPDFSSLSDVDYVSYGFNIPLDLLAIHVTMGLGYVIPVLILGFLFFKMREVAK